The Patescibacteria group bacterium genome contains a region encoding:
- a CDS encoding peptidoglycan-binding protein, which translates to MTKIKKIVAIVTTFTFLFTAAGPAMSATIAELQAQIADLLTLISSLQTQLSGMAGGGGTISGCTISSFDRSLKTGMSGDDVKCLQIVLNTDSATQVASSGVGSPGNETSYFGSLTTAAAIKFQEKYASEILATYGLTSGTGYVGTTTRAKLNSLLSSGAGAGTGGTGEVGTAAVVSLAADTPAASQTAMNAQDVVFTKVKFSAGANAYTVSSIVVTRGGVAADTDVSAVKLYDGVTQLGSTQALNTTTHKASFSGLNWTIPAYSVKYLT; encoded by the coding sequence ATGACTAAAATTAAAAAGATTGTCGCGATTGTTACCACATTTACTTTTCTATTTACCGCTGCTGGTCCTGCTATGTCTGCAACGATTGCAGAGCTTCAGGCTCAGATTGCTGATTTGTTAACTTTGATATCTAGTTTGCAGACCCAGTTGTCAGGAATGGCAGGTGGAGGTGGTACTATTTCAGGTTGTACGATTAGTAGCTTTGACAGAAGCCTTAAAACAGGCATGTCAGGTGATGACGTTAAATGTCTACAGATTGTCTTAAATACAGACAGTGCTACTCAAGTTGCATCTTCTGGAGTAGGTTCTCCTGGTAATGAAACTAGCTACTTTGGTTCTTTAACCACTGCAGCAGCAATCAAGTTTCAGGAGAAATACGCCAGTGAAATTCTCGCTACCTATGGTTTAACTAGTGGAACTGGTTATGTTGGAACAACAACCAGAGCCAAGTTAAACAGCTTGCTTAGTTCAGGCGCAGGTGCTGGTACAGGAGGAACTGGTGAAGTCGGAACAGCTGCTGTTGTTAGCTTAGCTGCCGATACACCAGCCGCTTCTCAAACAGCAATGAATGCTCAGGATGTAGTTTTCACAAAAGTTAAGTTTTCAGCTGGTGCTAATGCTTATACTGTTTCAAGTATAGTAGTTACAAGAGGTGGTGTTGCTGCTGATACTGATGTTTCAGCCGTTAAATTATATGATGGCGTAACTCAGCTAGGTTCAACTCAAGCCTTGAATACAACTACACATAAAGCCAGCTTTAGCGGATTAAACTGGACAATTCCAGCTTATTCAGTTAAATACCTGACTAT